Part of the Candidatus Polarisedimenticolia bacterium genome, GGTGGATCCGAAGACGGGCCGCCGCCCGCACGCGGTGGTCCAGCTGCGGCAGGACAATGCGGCAGCGGAGCACTTCAACCTGGTCGGCTTCCAGAACAGCCTGCGCTGGGGCGAGCAGGAGCGCATCTTCCGGATGATCCCGGGACTGGAGCAGGCTTCCTTCGTCCGCCTCGGCATGATCCATCGCAACAGCTACATCAACGCGCCGGCGATCCTGATGGCCACCTTCCAGGCGCGCAGGCGCCCCGACCTCTTCTTCGCCGGACAGGTCTCCGGAGTCGAAGGCTACCTGGAATCGGCAGCGTCGGGACTGATGGCCGGCATGCACGCGGCGCGGCTGGCGGAGGGGCTGGAGGTCCTTCCCTTCCCGCCGACCACGGCGCTCGGCTGCCTGGGACGCTACATCTCCTCCGCCGACGTGAAGGACTACCAGCCGACCAACATGGCCTTCGGCCTGCTGCCGGCCCTGGATCGTCCGATTCGCGACAAGCGGGCGCGCCGCGAGATGCTGGTACGCCGCGCCCTCGATGATCTCGGAGAGTTCCTTGCGGCGCTCCAGCCGGCGGGGATCCCGGGATGATTCCTCGTCACGAGCGCGAGCCCTGAATGGAGCGCGCCATCCGCGCCTACCTGAAACATCTGCACCTCGATCAGAACAGCTCGCCCGAGACGATCCGTGCCTACGCGTCGGATCTCGGCGAGTTCGACGCCTTCGCGGGGCGCGAGCTCGGAGGAGGCGATGCCGATCCGCGGCGTGTCGACCGACTCCTGATCCGCGGGTTCCTGGGAGATCTGCACGAGCGCGGCATCAAGAAATCCACCGTGGCGCGCAAGCTCGCGGCGCTGCGCTCCTTCTTCCGCTACCTGAAGCGGCGCGGCAAGGTCAAGGACAATCCGGCCGAGGCGGTGTCGACGCCGCGGCAGGAGCGTCGCCTGCCCAGGCAGCTCAGCGTCGGGGAGATGAGCCACCTGCTGGATATGCCCGACGGATCGATGCCGCTCGGGGCGCGCGATCGCGCCATCCTGGAGCTGCTCTACGCCTCCGGACTGCGCGTCTCCGAGCTGACCGCGCTCGAGTTCGACGATCTCGACCTGGGCGAGGGGATGGTGCGGGTGCTGGGCAAGGGACGGAAGGAGCGCCTGGTGCCGGTCGGCTCCCAGGCGGTCAAGGCGATCCGCGGATACCTGAAGCGCCGGGCGGAGCTGGAGCCGCGCCCCGGCTCGGGGAAGGACGCGCTGTTCCTGAATTTTCGCGGCACCCGGCTCAACGTCCGGAGCGTGCGGCGCATCCTGAATCATGCCCTGGAGTCGGCGGCCATCACCCGCAAGGTCTCGCCGCACACCTTGCGGCATTCCTTCGCCACGCACCTGCTGGATGCCGGCGCCGACCTGCGCTCCATCCAGGAGCTGCTGGGCCATGCGTCGCTGTCCACCACACAGAAATACACCCACGTCTCGACCGAACGGCTCCTGAAGGCCTATGGCAAAGCCCACCGTCGCGCCTGAGATCCTGCGCGCCACGGCGGTCGACGCCGCTCGGGTCGGAGGCGAGGTGCTGCGCCGCAACCTGGAGGCTCCGGAGCCGCTGGGGATCACCGACAAGGGGCGCAACGACTACGTCACGCGCGTCGACCGCGAGGCGGAGGCGGCGATCATCGCCTGGATCCGCTCGCGCCATCCCGATCACGGCTTCCTGGCGGAAGAGTCGGCGCCCGCGGCGGGCAGCGAGGTGGAGTGGATCATCGATCCGCTCGACGGCACGACGAACTACATCCACCGCTACCCCTTCTTCGCC contains:
- the xerC gene encoding tyrosine recombinase XerC — encoded protein: MERAIRAYLKHLHLDQNSSPETIRAYASDLGEFDAFAGRELGGGDADPRRVDRLLIRGFLGDLHERGIKKSTVARKLAALRSFFRYLKRRGKVKDNPAEAVSTPRQERRLPRQLSVGEMSHLLDMPDGSMPLGARDRAILELLYASGLRVSELTALEFDDLDLGEGMVRVLGKGRKERLVPVGSQAVKAIRGYLKRRAELEPRPGSGKDALFLNFRGTRLNVRSVRRILNHALESAAITRKVSPHTLRHSFATHLLDAGADLRSIQELLGHASLSTTQKYTHVSTERLLKAYGKAHRRA